A genomic window from Gossypium hirsutum isolate 1008001.06 chromosome D12, Gossypium_hirsutum_v2.1, whole genome shotgun sequence includes:
- the LOC107946101 gene encoding E3 ubiquitin-protein ligase RING1-like — protein MSFVGDVSSVGGASTVGVNNKQFFCHQCNRTVSITISPSSDPSCPLCNEGFLEEYENPNLDQGSAFHDPNPNFNPFSDPYLTMSDPVSSFLQLLFPSSSSSSPASVGSTRSGSGDPFAFDPFAFIQGHLSDLRSRGAQIEFVIQSNPSEPGFRIPVNIGDYFIGPGLEQLIQQLAENDPNRYGTPPASKSAMDTLPSVNISKHNLSSEFNQCAVCMDEFEDGTEAKQMPCKHLYHKDCIFPWLELHNSCPVCRHELPTDDPDYERRVRGAQGTGGGNDGSSSGLADNAQRSAGDNRTVERSFRISLPWPFRARGSGSGSGDNAETRQEDLD, from the coding sequence ATGTCGTTCGTCGGGGACGTCAGCAGCGTCGGCGGCGCTAGCACCGTCGGCGTAAACAATAAGCAGTTCTTTTGCCATCAATGCAACCGTACCGTCAGTATAACTATCTCCCCATCATCTGACCCCTCTTGTCCCTTATGCAACGAGGGATTTCTCGAAGAATACGAAAACCCTAACCTTGATCAAGGATCCGCCTTCCATGACCCGAACCCGAACTTTAACCCATTCTCTGACCCCTATTTAACGATGTCGGATCCTGTCTCCTCCTTCCTCCAGCTCCTTTTTccttcctcctcttcatcatcCCCTGCTTCCGTCGGGTCGACCCGTTCTGGCAGTGGCGACCCGTTCGCTTTCGATCCATTTGCCTTCATTCAAGGTCATCTCAGCGATCTACGTTCACGCGGGGCGCAGATCGAGTTCGTGATTCAAAGCAATCCGTCCGAGCCGGGCTTTCGGATTCCTGTGAACATCGGTGATTATTTCATCGGACCTGGCCTCGAGCAACTGATCCAGCAGCTGGCCGAAAACGACCCTAATCGGTACGGAACCCCACCAGCATCGAAATCAGCCATGGACACGCTACCTTCGGTGAACATTTCGAAGCATAACTTGAGTTCAGAGTTCAACCAGTGCGCAGTTTGTATGGACGAGTTCGAGGATGGGACTGAAGCAAAACAGATGCCCTGCAAGCATCTTTATCATAAGGATTGCATATTTCCGTGGCTCGAATTGCATAATTCTTGCCCTGTGTGTCGTCACGAGTTGCCTACAGATGATCCTGATTATGAGAGGAGGGTTCGTGGGGCACAGGGGACTGGTGGTGGCAATGATGGTAGTAGTAGTGGTCTTGCCGATAATGCGCAGAGGTCTGCCGGGGATAATCGAACGGTGGAGAGGAGTTTCAGGATATCGCTTCCTTGGCCATTTAGGGCTCGTGGGTCGGGTTCAGGATCAGGCGATAATGCGGAGACCAGGCAAGAAGATCTGGATTGA
- the LOC107946102 gene encoding sugar transport protein 11 isoform X1, producing the protein MEGGGFVAASKVNIYEGRVTAFVICTCLIAASGGLLFGYDLGISGGVTSMEPFLKKFFPSVLEQQSKASQTENQYCKFDSQLLTLFTSSLYLAALVASFFASIVTRIFGRKISMLAGAVAFLIGSILNGVAMNIGVLIFGRLLLGVGVGFANQSVPVYLSEMAPASIRGALNIGFQMAVTIGILAAGLINYGTAKIEGGWGWRLSLVLAVVPAVVMTAGSYLLPDTPNSILERGQPEKARQMLQKVRGTQHVDAEFQDLLDATEAAKKVDQPWTSILQPRYRPQLVLCILIPFFQQLTGINVVMFYAPVLFKTLGFGDDASLMSAVISGIVNVLATMVSIYSVDKFGRRMLFLKGGAQMFIFQIAIGTMIAVRFGVNGDGELSRWDANILLLFICAYVAAFAWSWGPLGWLVPSEICPLEIRSAGQGINVAVNMIFTFIIGQVFLSMLCHMKFGLFFFFAGFVVIMTVFVYYFLPETKNVPIEEINQVWKQHWFWGKYIPDEGLVGLSRNDEGRDT; encoded by the exons ATGGAAGGCGGAGGATTTGTTGCCGCAAGCAAAGTGAACATCTATGAAGGCCGTGTCACCGCCTTCGTCATCTGCACTTGCCTCATTGCTGCCAGTGGTGGTCTGCTCTTCGGCTATGACCTGGGTATCTCAGGTGGGGTCACATCAATGGAGCCTTTTCTGAAGAAGTTCTTCCCTAGTGTTTTGGAACAACAGAGTAAGGCATCCCAAACCGAGAACCAGTACTGCAAATTCGATAGCCAGCTACTCACTCTTTTCACTTCTTCCCTTTACCTTGCTGCTTTGGTCGCCTCCTTCTTTGCCTCCATTGTTACCAGGATCTTTGGCCGCAAAATTTCCATGTTAGCTGGAGCTGTTGCTTTTCTCATCGGTTCCATCTTGAATGGTGTTGCCATGAACATTGGTGTCCTAATCTTTGGCCGTTTGTTGCTTGGTGTTGGCGTTGGATTTGCTAATCAG TCTGTTCCTGTATACTTATCCGAAATGGCACCTGCAAGCATTAGAGGAGCTTTGAACATTGGTTTCCAAATGGCCGTTACCATCGGTATTCTAGCTGCAGGCCTTATTAACTATGGCACAGCAAAGATCGAAGGCGGATGGGGATGGCGGCTTTCTCTAGTTCTGGCAGTTGTTCCTGCTGTAGTGATGACCGCCGGATCATACCTGCTACCAGACACTCCCAATTCCATCCTCGAGAGAGGCCAACCCGAGAAGGCGAGGCAGATGTTGCAGAAAGTCCGGGGCACGCAACATGTCGATGCCGAGTTTCAGGACTTGCTCGACGCCACCGAAGCTGCCAAGAAGGTGGATCAGCCATGGACGAGCATCCTCCAACCAAGATACAGGCCTCAACTTGTCCTCTGCATCCTCATCCCATTCTTCCAACAGCTCACCGGAATCAATGTCGTTATGTTCTACGCACCTGTTCTCTTCAAGACCTTGGGTTTCGGTGATGATGCCTCGCTCATGTCCGCAGTTATATCTGGCATCGTCAATGTCCTTGCCACCATGGTTTCCATCTATTCAGTAGATAAGTTCGGACGAAGGATGTTGTTCCTCAAAGGTGGCGCACAAATGTTCATTTTCCAG ATTGCGATAGGAACGATGATTGCGGTGAGGTTTGGGGTGAATGGAGATGGAGAGTTATCAAGGTGGGATGCCAACATACTGTTGCTGTTCATCTGCGCATACGTGGCAGCATTTGCATGGTCATGGGGACCATTGGGATGGCTGGTTCCAAGTGAGATCTGTCCCTTGGAAATCCGATCAGCAGGACAAGGCATTAACGTGGCTGTAAACATGATCTTCACCTTCATCATTGGTCAAGTATTCCTGAGCATGCTTTGCCATATGAAGTTTGggctcttctttttctttgccGGGTTCGTGGTAATAATGACGGTCTTCGTCTACTACTTCTTGCCGGAGACAAAGAACGTGCCGATAGAAGAGATAAACCAAGTGTGGAAGCAACACTGGTTTTGGGGGAAGTATATCCCAGACGAGGGCCTCGTTGGGCTGAGCCGCAACGATGAAGGAAGAGATACTTGA
- the LOC107946102 gene encoding sugar transport protein 11 isoform X2 codes for MLAGAVAFLIGSILNGVAMNIGVLIFGRLLLGVGVGFANQSVPVYLSEMAPASIRGALNIGFQMAVTIGILAAGLINYGTAKIEGGWGWRLSLVLAVVPAVVMTAGSYLLPDTPNSILERGQPEKARQMLQKVRGTQHVDAEFQDLLDATEAAKKVDQPWTSILQPRYRPQLVLCILIPFFQQLTGINVVMFYAPVLFKTLGFGDDASLMSAVISGIVNVLATMVSIYSVDKFGRRMLFLKGGAQMFIFQIAIGTMIAVRFGVNGDGELSRWDANILLLFICAYVAAFAWSWGPLGWLVPSEICPLEIRSAGQGINVAVNMIFTFIIGQVFLSMLCHMKFGLFFFFAGFVVIMTVFVYYFLPETKNVPIEEINQVWKQHWFWGKYIPDEGLVGLSRNDEGRDT; via the exons ATGTTAGCTGGAGCTGTTGCTTTTCTCATCGGTTCCATCTTGAATGGTGTTGCCATGAACATTGGTGTCCTAATCTTTGGCCGTTTGTTGCTTGGTGTTGGCGTTGGATTTGCTAATCAG TCTGTTCCTGTATACTTATCCGAAATGGCACCTGCAAGCATTAGAGGAGCTTTGAACATTGGTTTCCAAATGGCCGTTACCATCGGTATTCTAGCTGCAGGCCTTATTAACTATGGCACAGCAAAGATCGAAGGCGGATGGGGATGGCGGCTTTCTCTAGTTCTGGCAGTTGTTCCTGCTGTAGTGATGACCGCCGGATCATACCTGCTACCAGACACTCCCAATTCCATCCTCGAGAGAGGCCAACCCGAGAAGGCGAGGCAGATGTTGCAGAAAGTCCGGGGCACGCAACATGTCGATGCCGAGTTTCAGGACTTGCTCGACGCCACCGAAGCTGCCAAGAAGGTGGATCAGCCATGGACGAGCATCCTCCAACCAAGATACAGGCCTCAACTTGTCCTCTGCATCCTCATCCCATTCTTCCAACAGCTCACCGGAATCAATGTCGTTATGTTCTACGCACCTGTTCTCTTCAAGACCTTGGGTTTCGGTGATGATGCCTCGCTCATGTCCGCAGTTATATCTGGCATCGTCAATGTCCTTGCCACCATGGTTTCCATCTATTCAGTAGATAAGTTCGGACGAAGGATGTTGTTCCTCAAAGGTGGCGCACAAATGTTCATTTTCCAG ATTGCGATAGGAACGATGATTGCGGTGAGGTTTGGGGTGAATGGAGATGGAGAGTTATCAAGGTGGGATGCCAACATACTGTTGCTGTTCATCTGCGCATACGTGGCAGCATTTGCATGGTCATGGGGACCATTGGGATGGCTGGTTCCAAGTGAGATCTGTCCCTTGGAAATCCGATCAGCAGGACAAGGCATTAACGTGGCTGTAAACATGATCTTCACCTTCATCATTGGTCAAGTATTCCTGAGCATGCTTTGCCATATGAAGTTTGggctcttctttttctttgccGGGTTCGTGGTAATAATGACGGTCTTCGTCTACTACTTCTTGCCGGAGACAAAGAACGTGCCGATAGAAGAGATAAACCAAGTGTGGAAGCAACACTGGTTTTGGGGGAAGTATATCCCAGACGAGGGCCTCGTTGGGCTGAGCCGCAACGATGAAGGAAGAGATACTTGA